gttggatagatcagtctaccatcctacccagtggactgtagcagacgttgctcatctatccgtcccACATCtacgtggacacgcccacctgtgatgtcataaggggcagatttccgtTTTTtaccggctaatcacaccaccactggtggcatgccatgggacctttaaattcaaacatcacCAACCGTCATATCAACACAGAAGTCACGTGATTCTTATAGAGACAGTTTCCCTATAACtgagaacgaaaacatgtcaataacacagtatggtgaattatgtctatagagtccaccacaagactacactttgttgctcaaatgtaatattactctcctccttgagcctccccaaatgtcttgcgatattgataacccccatcccccctgtagactgttttagttttttatttttcttatattttatgCGTATCATATGttgctgtaggctactgctgcctgtcttggccaggacactggaagagatgtttaatcccaatgatgattattatttttctactaaccaatagtagttgccttgcattttaaaatgtcattgcacttttcagccctgaataacagtaaaagctatttaataattgatatgcatgcatagtatactacactttccattgaacaattacccctgttaccataaattgacaaattgtataatgtaatcaaatgctcacacaccagctgctttcagacacaggtgtaagtcctgatattctcctgatgggccgtatgtgtgaacaacatatcctgacatttgtaccctgaaaatctcctgaataatacttcCCCTGAGTATTTactctgtaggaaatgtaaattaccttatatgtgaatgaggagtagaaagtctgtatttctcacaccacttcagtgggcgtgttgatgaagcttctgcatgtcattgagtggcccccttaATGATAATCTGCCTTTTGTTGGCACttaaaatgttggcactgctttcaAGAGTAATTTCTAGTGAACGAATGTTGCAAatttataggcaaaatgttattatgttatgcgctcagaaatttgttgcatcatcgactggggtttccacattattgctatgggttttattacaactagaggttgagaaAGCACTAGTTGTTCTAGAAGGAAAATAAGTTTCTTTAACTATATAGCAGATTCAGCCTTCATACTTTGCACATCATGTGGCATTAGGATTGCATGGAGACCTGCCATTTCTTTTTGTCGAAAATGGCAGTTAATAATTAATGATTAAGGAGTTAATCATTTATGTATCCAGTCCTATTTTCTCCAATGCCTCCCCAATTAGAAAGAATAATGTCCACTATTTCTGTTTAACCAGAGAGGCCGCTCTCTCGGATATTTGATTTttccccccaattttttttttgtttattttattcttccTTTGAATATGTAAATTGgtataatattttaaaatgaacatgCGTAGAGAGTATGTCTGATATTATGTTATGCTGGTTTAAAGTTAAAGTGGATGTCTCAAAGATTTTCACGTTAAATACATTTCTGTTCAGTCACTATCTATCAGCGAATGAAGTATCCCAATGGTGATGGCGCCTATGGCCCACTGAGGAAAGCCGTTGCATTTTGCAGTATTATGAATCCTACGAACTCGGAATTGATGGCGAAACCATTTGTAGCTCTGTGAAGAATTACAGAATTAACGAAACTGAAAATTGAGCACTACCACTTTCAGTCGTAATGTGTGCCGTTTACCTGTCTGCTGTCCTGCTGCCGGCTCTGTCTCCAAATCTCCCTCCTCCGTtgcctcctcctctggctcctcgCCCTGTTCTTCTCCCTCCTACTCCTGCTCCTGTCGCTCTCGACGACGGAGGAACAAGTCAGCGCTGCTGGTGCGAGGGCAGGACTAATCACCGCCGCCACACCATttcccccggccccggcccaaGACCCGGCCTCCTCTTCCCctaccccttcctctcctctctctccctcctgcatGTCTTCATCATCCTCGTCTCCCGGCAGTGTCCGGCGGCCCGAGGGCAGACGGTTCCGCCCGGCCCCTGACCTCGACCTCGGCCTGGCCTCTAACCTCCACGGCGGGTCTGGTTCTCTGGCGGGTGTACGTGGCGTGCGGTGGAGCGGGTCTGCTTTGTGAGCGGGCCTCTGGGAGGACCTCTGTTGTGGCGGAGGAGGATGTGGAGGCGTCGCCCAGATTCTGATTGGAGGGCGCTGGAGGGCGGCGGTGGACTTGGGGCCTGGGGCTGGCCGCGAGCTGGTggttggggtggaggaggtcatCCATGCCCGGGGCCCATCGGAACGTGctctccctcccatcccacCGGGCTGCAGGATGCCAGCGTACGAATGAGTAGACGGGCTCCCGCTTCGCCCTTCGTCGTGCGCGGCGGTTTTAAACGCCTCTGTTCTCCCCGTCCTTTCCCTGCCgctcctctccccgtctccctcgcCCCCCCTGAGCCTCCCCACActctccccgctcctgcctgctacggtcctctcctctctgccctcGATCCGAGcgaacccccccctctctcgtcGGTCCACGTTGCAGGCCTTCCCGGTCACTTTCCTCCCGGCCAGCCGTTCCATGCGCCCGGTTGTCCCTGCGCTCTCTGGGCTCGAGTTCCCCCTGTGGTGAGGGCTCTGCCTCTCTGGATCCGGACCGCCGGCCGGTTGGCTTCCACTGCTGCCTCCGCTGGCCTCCCCGGCTCCGTCGGATCGCTCTCCACGCGAACCAAATACACCTGAGCTGTCGTCACTCATGACGGGACCCCTTCAACTCCTTTGTGGTCGGCCGGTCAGTAAACCTGATCCCAGCCCCCCACTGGCTCAGCCTTTGACCCTACCCAGTGGGTCCTCCATGGATGCTTTCCCCCTGCGCCCCTTTCCACAGTTCTGTttccctggtggtggtggtggtggtggtggtggtggtggtggtggtggtggtggtggtggaattACTCCGGGCCCTAGGAGGGGAGTGCTCAGTGTGTCCGCCAGCAGATAACAGAGATGAGCCAGAACAGGAACACTTCCCAacacgtctctctctgtcaactCCTGGGACATTCCACACTGTTGACATGGCCATTGCACCCCgtcccatccccatccccaaacCCTCCCCCACCCGTACACAATGGCTCCACTGTTCATGCCCttgccctccccccaccctatCCATTGTTCTTCAGGTAATCTATAGAATACAATctgtgaaaaatatatagaattaACCAGAGccattctctctcccttgctgcCATGTCAAGTCAGCCCTTTCACTCTCTGGTTCACACAGTGtgtgcctggtgtgtgtgtggtttgtgtgtgtgtgtgtgtgtgtgtgtgtgtgtgtgtgtgtgtgtgtgtgtgtgtgtgtgtgtgtgtgtgtgtgtgtgtgtgtgtgtgtgtgtgtgtgtgtgtgtgtgtgtgtgtgtgtgtgtgtgtgtgtgtgtgtgtgtttgttttcgttGAATGAAAGACAAAGTTATGAAAAGTTGGGCTTTGATCCTCGAATATACATACACCTACAGTATTACGTATAGCATTAGGGATTGTATTATGAGACTTCAAAAAATTAATTTAGAATAGTATAGCTGTGAATGAACGGCAGACCTGATTTCACTATGGCTGCATCTCTTGTAAATGTATTGAAAGAATTGCAGTAAATATTGTAAAAATGTAATACATTTAGCTGCAACAATCGCATTCAAAATCTTCTTGTTTTCTTTTCGTTCCTTCTCCACCAGTGTGAATTTCATTTCACGAAACTCTGTCCGTCCTTTTTGGTCCCTGTTGGCATAATATTTCTCTGAATTGGCGCCATCCCCTTAAGATGAGGCGGCGACCAGAACAGTACCAGCCACGACCACCAGATGGCAGGAGACCCCTGTTAGGGGTCAGCTAAGagctgtccgtggtgctgaaaTACGTTGCGCTTTCAACAACGTGTTGTTTGCCTTTGCGTTCCAATTattatacatttaaaataattaaattaaattctttCTTCAATAAGTAGGCCgacattgttttttatatattttggaaTTAAGCTTATTTTTTTCTGATTCAGATCCCAAAACACAGGTAGGTCTACACATGGATGAATTGCAAATTACCTAACACTGCGATAACTGCCATAAAAACAAGACCTCACTGTAACGCCTGTTTTAGACACGACTTGTATCTAACAGCGGACACTCCTGGTTCTCGACTTCACCACATACGGTTCTATGTTTCCAATAGAGAACTCTTTTCAATCTGACCCATCCACAGCCTTGCGCAAAAACAAAACCAAGTTTAAAAGAAAAAGAtccggagagagaggagcacccCGTCGTTTCTGCAGGTGTCTGGAGTGAAGGGCAGAGCAGCACTGAGGACGGGGGAACAAAACTCCGGGACGACCTCCTCGCGGTCTGACGTACCCGGTGCCTCTGCTATAAATGAATTCCCAGCGTCACTGGGCTCAGAAACATTCGCAGTTCCAGTGAGCACCCCTCTCCGCCGACATCCACAGCACTCTTTACGCAcattcccccacccccctccccccaaacacacgcGCACTTCACAACACATACCCAAACACGTATGCGTCATGCGCCCTAAAGAGAGAGACGGCACGGACGAGGTGACTCCGATGGACCCGAGCAGTAGCCAACACGCCACCAAACAGATGTGAGCGACTGACCCCCCACTCCTGTAgaagctcccccctccccctccagctgtCCCGGGATAGTGCTCTCTGAGCGCGTACGGAGTGGGGTGAATTATGGATTTTCCAGCAACCACCGGCAACGACAGCAACGCCACCTCGGGGTCCCCCGGCGGGGGTCTCGGTATGGTCGCGCGCTGGAACTCCAGCGAGAACGGCAGCGCGGCTCCGGGCTCTACGGCGGAGGACATGGAGCTGAGTTACCAGGTGGTAACCTCTCTGCTGCTGGCAGCCCTCATCCTCTGCTCCACGTTCGGCAACGCGTGCGTCGTGGCGGCGATCGCCTTGGAGAGGTCCCTCCAGAATGTAGCCAACTACCTGATCGGGTCCCTGGCCGTGACGGACTTGATGGTGTCGGTGCTCGTGCTTCCCATGGCGGCCCTCTACCA
The Gadus macrocephalus chromosome 6, ASM3116895v1 DNA segment above includes these coding regions:
- the rnf180a gene encoding neurofilament medium polypeptide, which encodes MSDDSSGVFGSRGERSDGAGEASGGSSGSQPAGGPDPERQSPHHRGNSSPESAGTTGRMERLAGRKVTGKACNVDRRERGGFARIEGREERTVAGRSGESVGRLRGGEGDGERSGRERTGRTEAFKTAAHDEGRSGSPSTHSYAGILQPGGMGGRARSDGPRAWMTSSTPTTSSRPAPGPKSTAALQRPPIRIWATPPHPPPPQQRSSQRPAHKADPLHRTPRTPAREPDPPWRLEARPRSRSGAGRNRLPSGRRTLPGDEDDEDMQEGERGEEGVGEEEAGSWAGAGGNGVAAVISPALAPAALTCSSVVESDRSRSRREKNRARSQRRRQRRREIWRQSRQQDSRQSSTSSSSSSNGEEEEEEEEEEGGTRNSEGLICAVCLDVYFSPYTCHPCTHVFCEPCLRTLAKGSPANTPCPLCRTTITHVFFQKELNQTVKTLFPMEYLSRKQNFQRASCAKWPLPSTRKLFRIFGGKLTNHLNCYNIPQANTAM